From a single Arachis hypogaea cultivar Tifrunner chromosome 3, arahy.Tifrunner.gnm2.J5K5, whole genome shotgun sequence genomic region:
- the LOC112782899 gene encoding uncharacterized protein — protein MADLSETQQHPRTNADLMAANATLLAESQRMAELLATMQNNGEQKDDNKKANADQHEEHQSESNAKTGKTPPKTGRRRTNPFFEEIMNFEMPKNFTLMTLTPYKGIRDPKVHVTKFESMMFLNRSITNFDEFAKMLINHFAASKIYVRDSDYLSTIKQGQHERLKDYMTRFTTAAMEIPDLNPEEVIAVAKPKTLEEFRDKATGQIEIEELYKTRRNERPSSRKEEERPYRSQNKDSKKSFKLVLKFDSYTKFNTKREDIIKEILHNKLIKPPSRASTYQDQRYVNKTKHCAFHRKSGHTTDECVVAKDTLERMARQGLLDKYIGRQVRKDPSTSDEIEHVTTQLLARHDQC, from the exons ATGGCTGATCTCTCGGAGACTCAGCAACATCCTCGAACCAATGCCGACCTCATGGCCGCTAATGCCACCCTCCTAGCGGAAAGTCAGCGGATGGCCGAGCTGTTAGCAACAATGCAGAATAATGGAGAACAGAAGGATGACAACAAAAAAGCAAATGCTGATCAGCACGAAGAGCATCAGTCAGAGTCCAACGCAAAGACAGGGAAAACACCCCCGAAAACCGGAAGACGACGAACCAACCCGTTTTTCGAAGAAATAATGAATTTCGAAATGCCTAAGAATTTTACACTTATGACTTTAACACCATATAAGGGGATCAGAGATCCTAAAGTTCATGTCACAAAATTTGAGTCTATGATGTTCCTCAATA GATCCATAACCAACTTTGATGAGTTCGCCAAGATGCTCATCAATCATTTTGCAGCGTCTAAAATCTATGTGAGAGACTCGGACTACCTCAGCACAATTAAGCAAGGGCAGCATGAAAGGCTAAAAGACTATATGACACGTTTTACAACAGCAGCAATGGAGATCCCTGACCTTAACCCAGAG GAAGTTATCGCTGTGGCAAAACCAAAGACATTGGAAGAGTTCCGAGACAAAGCAACTGGACAAATCGAAATAGAGGAGCTCTACAAAACTCGGAGGAATGAGAGACCATCGtctaggaaggaagaagaaagaccTTACAGGTCCCAGAATAAAGATTCCAAAAAATCCTTCAAGCTAGTTCTGAAATTCGATTCATACACCAAGTTCAACACCAAAAGGGAAGACATAATCAAAGAAATCCTTCACAATAAGCTCATAAAACCACCAAGTAGAGCAAGTACATACCAAGACCAAAGGTATGTCAACAAAACCAAGCATTGCGCCTTTCACCGAAAATCTGGCCACACCACGGATGAATGCGTGGTGGCTAAGGACACATTAGAAAGGATGGCACGACAAG